The following coding sequences lie in one Micromonospora sp. R77 genomic window:
- a CDS encoding YdcF family protein, with product MTAPTALTLVVFGRGVHCVDGGYALTPASVARVRAAVDYVLAHRSSFLGAAAGGGSPRIVFTGGWAEACEGAPPPPDGSREGDLMLREARSAGLDRYADLRAETRSRSTLENLVNAVQDGLLSGADFDARRPLGIVSHAWHLPRVRFLAGKVLGLHGPALLDVPVGGRVDRGRSERVARIASRLAFLGVGDVPALLRRERTMVAALRRAERLLRRARGGAVQTAGPGDRNDARRGARRGM from the coding sequence ATGACAGCACCGACCGCCCTGACGCTCGTGGTCTTCGGGCGCGGCGTCCACTGCGTCGACGGCGGCTACGCGCTCACCCCGGCCAGCGTCGCCCGGGTCCGGGCCGCCGTCGACTACGTCCTCGCGCACCGGTCGTCCTTCCTCGGTGCGGCGGCCGGGGGCGGGTCGCCCCGGATCGTCTTCACCGGTGGCTGGGCGGAGGCGTGCGAGGGGGCGCCGCCGCCCCCGGACGGCAGCCGGGAGGGCGACCTGATGCTCCGCGAGGCCCGCTCGGCCGGCCTCGACCGGTACGCGGACCTGCGCGCCGAGACCCGGTCGCGCAGCACCCTGGAGAACCTGGTCAACGCCGTGCAGGACGGGCTGCTGTCCGGTGCGGACTTCGACGCGCGCCGGCCGCTGGGCATCGTCTCGCACGCGTGGCACCTGCCCCGGGTCCGGTTCCTCGCCGGCAAGGTGCTCGGGTTGCACGGCCCGGCCCTGCTCGATGTACCGGTGGGTGGGCGGGTCGACCGTGGACGGTCGGAGCGGGTCGCCCGGATCGCGTCCCGCCTGGCCTTCCTCGGCGTCGGCGACGTGCCGGCGTTGCTGCGGCGCGAACGGACCATGGTGGCCGCCCTGCGCCGGGCGGAACGCCTGCTGCGGCGGGCGCGCGGGGGCGCCGTGCAAACGGCCGGTCCGGGTGACCGGAACGATGCGCGCCGCGGTGCCCGACGGGGTATGTAG
- the modA gene encoding molybdate ABC transporter substrate-binding protein has protein sequence MTTRRLRVTLAALTVAALGLAGCGGPADRADGGRITVFAAASLTETFTRLGKDFEAAHPGTTVTFNFAGSAALATQITQGAPADVFAAASPATMRTVTDAGDAAGPPTVLARNQLVIAVSKGNPRGITGLADLARPGLKVALCAAQVPCGAAARTALDAARVPLTPVTLEQDVKGALAKVKLGEVDAALVYRTDARAAAATVDAVEFPESAQAVNDYPIVVLKRAGDPADARAFVDHVRSEAGRAVLTTAGFQAPPA, from the coding sequence GTGACCACCCGCCGGCTCCGCGTCACCCTCGCCGCCCTCACCGTGGCGGCCCTCGGGCTCGCCGGCTGCGGCGGGCCTGCCGACCGGGCCGACGGCGGGCGGATCACCGTCTTCGCCGCGGCGTCGCTGACCGAGACCTTCACCCGGCTCGGGAAGGACTTCGAGGCCGCCCACCCGGGCACCACGGTCACCTTCAACTTCGCCGGCAGCGCGGCACTCGCCACCCAGATCACCCAGGGCGCGCCGGCCGACGTCTTCGCCGCCGCCTCCCCGGCCACCATGCGGACCGTCACCGACGCGGGCGACGCGGCCGGCCCGCCCACCGTGCTGGCCCGCAACCAGCTCGTCATCGCGGTGTCGAAGGGCAACCCGCGCGGGATCACCGGGCTGGCCGACCTCGCCCGCCCCGGGCTGAAGGTGGCGCTCTGCGCCGCGCAGGTCCCGTGCGGCGCGGCCGCGCGGACGGCCCTGGACGCCGCCCGGGTGCCGCTCACCCCGGTCACCCTCGAACAGGACGTCAAGGGCGCGCTGGCGAAGGTGAAGCTCGGTGAGGTCGACGCGGCACTGGTCTACCGCACCGACGCGCGCGCCGCCGCGGCCACGGTCGACGCCGTCGAGTTCCCCGAGTCGGCGCAGGCGGTCAACGACTATCCGATCGTGGTGCTGAAGCGGGCCGGCGACCCGGCCGACGCCCGCGCCTTCGTCGACCACGTCCGCTCCGAAGCCGGTCGGGCGGTGCTCACCACCGCCGGCTTCCAGGCCCCACCGGCCTAG
- a CDS encoding glycosyltransferase family 2 protein — protein sequence MILLAPVYQPGERLPELVTDLRAAAPGLRVVVVDDGSSGPGPDRALDAARDLGCTVLRHETNRGKGVALRTGFRYVADTWPGEDVVCADADGQHTVTDILRVAERVPATGATVLGVRRLDGRMPARSRFGNVLTALLFRAATGCPVRDTQTGLRAYPAAELDWLLTIPGDRFEYEMAALLEATRAGHPIEQVTIATHYVRGNASSHFGSLADSVRVYRPLLRFAVSRLVGAVRSRWTSGATTAARSPQT from the coding sequence ATGATCCTCCTCGCGCCGGTGTACCAGCCAGGCGAACGACTGCCCGAGCTGGTCACCGACCTCCGGGCCGCCGCACCCGGGCTCCGGGTCGTGGTCGTCGACGACGGCAGCAGCGGCCCCGGGCCGGACCGGGCCCTCGACGCCGCCCGCGACCTCGGCTGCACCGTGCTGCGGCACGAGACGAACCGCGGCAAGGGGGTGGCCCTGCGGACCGGCTTCCGGTACGTCGCCGACACCTGGCCCGGCGAGGACGTGGTCTGCGCGGACGCCGACGGCCAGCACACCGTCACGGACATCCTGCGGGTGGCCGAGCGGGTCCCGGCGACCGGCGCGACGGTGCTCGGGGTGCGCCGGCTCGACGGGCGGATGCCGGCGCGCAGCCGGTTCGGCAACGTGCTCACCGCGCTGCTGTTCCGGGCCGCCACCGGCTGCCCGGTCCGGGACACCCAGACCGGGCTGCGGGCCTATCCGGCGGCGGAGCTCGACTGGTTGCTGACCATCCCCGGCGACCGTTTCGAGTACGAGATGGCCGCCCTGCTGGAGGCGACCCGGGCCGGTCACCCGATCGAGCAGGTCACCATCGCCACCCACTACGTACGCGGCAACGCCTCGTCGCACTTCGGTTCGCTCGCCGACTCCGTCCGCGTCTACCGCCCGCTGTTGCGCTTCGCCGTCTCGCGCCTGGTCGGCGCGGTGCGGTCCCGGTGGACGTCCGGCGCGACGACGGCGGCCCGCTCGCCGCAGACCTGA
- a CDS encoding multicopper oxidase family protein, with protein MPPTISRRRLLTGLAGTVGLAGAAGAAAWAGGVFDPRLVGPDDPLVARTEAARRRPGAATVTARLHPRPVHHDLGGPVVATWGYADSGPGPLLRARAGDLLRVEVANDLPVSTSVHWHGIALRNDMDGVPGVTQRPIAAGGRHTYEFTVPDPGTYFYHPHSGVQLDRALYGVLVVDDPAEAGDHDQEWVVVLDDWVDGTGRSPDDVLAALGSMGGHGSMGGMAGMPGTAGMATMTSPLLGGAGDVAYPYHLVNGRVAGAPVTFTGRPGQRVRIRLVNAAADTAYRVALSGHRLTVTHTDGFPVVPTGTDSLLLGMGERADLLVRLGDGVFALVAAAEGKTGQGLAVVRTGAGDPPPPTVRPAELDRQVLNTGTLHAAEPVALPDRRPDRTHRLVLGGGMMPYRWTINGATWDDADPLVVDRGERVRLEFANTTTMFHPMHVHGHTFAVAGGGARKDTVIVTPGRTVAVELDADNPGRWMTHCHNVYHAETGMMVELAYRA; from the coding sequence ATGCCGCCCACCATCAGTCGCCGCCGGCTGCTCACCGGCCTCGCCGGGACGGTCGGCCTGGCCGGCGCGGCCGGGGCCGCCGCCTGGGCCGGCGGAGTCTTCGATCCGCGCCTCGTCGGTCCGGACGATCCCCTGGTCGCCCGCACCGAGGCGGCCCGTCGGCGGCCCGGCGCGGCCACCGTCACCGCGCGGTTGCACCCCCGCCCGGTCCACCACGACCTCGGCGGCCCGGTCGTCGCGACCTGGGGGTACGCCGACAGCGGCCCCGGTCCCCTGCTGCGCGCCCGCGCCGGGGACCTGCTCCGCGTCGAGGTGGCCAACGACCTGCCGGTGTCGACCAGCGTGCACTGGCACGGCATCGCCCTGCGCAACGACATGGACGGGGTGCCCGGAGTGACCCAGCGCCCGATCGCCGCCGGCGGTCGGCACACCTACGAGTTCACCGTGCCCGACCCGGGCACCTACTTCTACCACCCGCACTCCGGCGTCCAGCTCGACCGCGCCCTGTACGGGGTGCTCGTCGTCGACGACCCCGCCGAGGCCGGCGACCACGACCAGGAGTGGGTGGTGGTGCTCGACGACTGGGTCGACGGCACCGGCCGGAGCCCGGACGACGTGCTCGCCGCGCTCGGGTCGATGGGTGGGCACGGGTCGATGGGCGGCATGGCGGGGATGCCGGGCACGGCCGGCATGGCGACGATGACCTCGCCGCTGCTCGGCGGCGCCGGGGACGTCGCGTATCCGTACCACCTGGTCAACGGGCGGGTGGCGGGCGCTCCGGTCACCTTCACCGGCCGCCCGGGCCAGCGGGTGCGGATCCGGCTGGTCAACGCCGCCGCCGACACCGCCTACCGGGTGGCGCTGAGCGGCCACCGGCTCACCGTCACCCACACCGACGGCTTCCCGGTGGTGCCGACCGGCACCGACTCGCTGCTGCTCGGCATGGGTGAACGCGCCGACCTGCTGGTCCGCCTCGGCGACGGCGTCTTCGCGCTGGTCGCCGCCGCCGAGGGCAAGACCGGGCAGGGGCTGGCCGTGGTACGCACCGGCGCGGGCGATCCGCCCCCGCCCACCGTCCGCCCCGCCGAACTGGACCGCCAGGTGCTGAACACCGGCACGCTGCACGCGGCGGAGCCGGTGGCGCTGCCCGACCGGCGGCCGGACCGGACGCACCGGCTGGTGCTGGGCGGCGGCATGATGCCGTACCGCTGGACGATCAACGGCGCCACCTGGGACGACGCCGATCCGCTGGTGGTCGACCGGGGCGAGCGGGTGCGGCTGGAGTTCGCCAACACCACGACGATGTTCCACCCGATGCACGTGCACGGGCACACCTTCGCGGTGGCCGGCGGCGGTGCCCGCAAGGACACCGTCATCGTCACGCCGGGGCGGACCGTCGCGGTGGAGCTGGACGCGGACAACCCGGGCCGGTGGATGACCCACTGCCACAACGTCTACCACGCCGAGACCGGCATGATGGTCGAGCTGGCCTACCGCGCCTGA
- a CDS encoding VOC family protein: MVYFAVADPDGAAERAERLGGRLLVPPRDVPTGRVAALADPAGAVFTVIRPAPAPA; this comes from the coding sequence ATGGTCTACTTCGCGGTGGCCGACCCGGACGGCGCGGCGGAACGCGCCGAGCGGCTCGGTGGCCGGCTGCTGGTGCCGCCGCGCGACGTCCCGACCGGCCGGGTCGCCGCCCTCGCCGACCCGGCGGGCGCGGTGTTCACCGTCATCCGACCGGCCCCGGCCCCGGCCTGA
- a CDS encoding molybdopterin-binding protein, producing the protein MTVFRIGEAAELLGVSADTVRRWIDAGRLAATRDEHGHRVVEGVDLAAFVRAPGHPELSSARNRLLGIVTAVVTDTVMAQVDIQAGPFRIVSLMSREAVDDLDLRVGSVAVAVIKSTTVVVEKPAPRGRTLP; encoded by the coding sequence GTGACCGTGTTCCGGATCGGCGAGGCCGCCGAACTGCTCGGCGTCAGCGCCGACACCGTCCGTCGCTGGATCGACGCCGGCCGGCTCGCCGCCACCCGCGACGAGCACGGCCACCGGGTGGTCGAGGGGGTGGACCTGGCGGCCTTCGTCCGCGCCCCCGGGCACCCGGAGCTCTCCTCGGCCCGCAACCGGCTGCTCGGCATCGTCACCGCCGTCGTCACGGACACCGTGATGGCCCAGGTCGACATCCAGGCCGGCCCGTTCCGGATCGTCTCGTTGATGAGCCGCGAGGCCGTCGACGACCTCGACCTCCGGGTCGGATCCGTCGCCGTCGCCGTGATCAAGTCCACCACCGTGGTGGTGGAGAAGCCCGCACCCCGGGGAAGGACCCTCCCGTGA
- a CDS encoding SPFH domain-containing protein has product MATPRTRPSVGFAPRRILPATGAVLVGAIVLIVALTAVIGGFDKTAGGEVGVVRNGGWLDNNRVRQVIPPASSLTWTGMYSTIHRYPAQQRFYTLTSDPKRGDRTGIDVVNTPSSDGVEMGIEGTIYFTLNLDPKVLKAFDTKFGTRQFRGVDGQLRYAYDGDEGWSTFLDAIVRPVIDNDLRIQLNSFRCAELVSSCALVQNGAQRTGASAPANPDSGGQTNNTNIAKVQEAVNSSLPKDLAEMLGGDFFEGIKFNLARVTLPQTVQDAVNKAQAAYAQVSEAQARVAQARAEAEANKTRQQGYDACSACAQIDIIKALPPGVTTYAPGAGTSVPLK; this is encoded by the coding sequence ATGGCCACACCGCGCACCAGGCCGTCGGTGGGGTTCGCACCGCGGCGGATCCTTCCCGCCACGGGGGCCGTCCTGGTCGGGGCGATCGTGCTGATCGTCGCCCTCACCGCAGTCATCGGTGGCTTCGACAAGACGGCCGGTGGCGAGGTCGGGGTGGTCCGCAACGGCGGCTGGCTCGACAACAACCGGGTGCGTCAGGTGATCCCGCCGGCGTCCAGCCTCACCTGGACGGGCATGTATTCCACCATCCACCGCTACCCCGCCCAGCAGCGCTTCTACACGCTCACGTCCGACCCCAAGCGCGGCGACCGCACCGGCATCGACGTGGTGAACACGCCGTCGAGCGACGGCGTGGAGATGGGCATCGAGGGCACCATCTACTTCACCCTCAACCTCGACCCGAAGGTCCTGAAGGCGTTCGACACGAAGTTCGGCACCCGGCAGTTCCGCGGCGTCGACGGCCAACTGCGGTACGCCTACGACGGCGACGAGGGTTGGAGCACCTTCCTCGACGCGATCGTCCGCCCGGTGATCGACAACGACCTGCGCATCCAGCTCAACAGTTTCCGCTGCGCGGAGCTGGTCTCCAGCTGCGCGCTGGTGCAGAACGGCGCGCAGCGGACCGGGGCATCGGCGCCCGCCAACCCGGACAGCGGGGGTCAGACCAACAACACCAACATCGCCAAGGTGCAGGAGGCCGTGAACAGCAGCCTCCCCAAGGACCTGGCCGAGATGCTGGGCGGGGACTTCTTCGAGGGCATCAAGTTCAACCTGGCCCGGGTCACCCTGCCGCAGACGGTGCAGGACGCGGTCAACAAGGCCCAGGCGGCGTACGCGCAGGTCAGCGAGGCCCAGGCGCGGGTGGCGCAGGCGAGGGCGGAGGCGGAGGCCAACAAGACCCGGCAGCAGGGATACGACGCCTGCTCCGCGTGCGCCCAGATCGACATCATCAAGGCCCTCCCGCCGGGAGTGACCACGTACGCTCCCGGGGCCGGCACCAGCGTGCCCCTCAAGTGA
- a CDS encoding sulfatase — protein MARRTGTASAFGARFDMEIDAFLILVLSAHLAPALGGWVLAIGVMRYAFVAASALLPRLRGTLPARCWRKVVAAAQGVALAVAAAGVLPPVAATVLVAGRWRCWSSRSATTSPGCGGTARPPPAPVSPVGLRSRTPNGSRPPARSRWLSSGSRRSPAGRWPASPNHRSGSCRRRPGWPPTSRSDPTYPPGTAGKDHQLSSVIRFRRPTRKAGTVPAQRPPTEPSSPAEPASPDDRASSGGPSVVREERAAGGFDRPRGRRVRAGAVTVLAAVLVLGALVLPDRVGRLTPPAFLRIPVEGLVAAGLLLALPARVRRPVAVLLGVALGLLTVLKLLDMGFFVARDRPFDVLLDWGLLDDGFGFARDAIGPGGAVTAAIGVGLLVVALPVLLALALLRLTRLAAAHHRVTVRAVAALAVLWLGCAVFGVRVSPGLPVADRTATALVAGHAGQVRDGLRDRRAFVGEQSTDAFRDTPGDRLLTGLRGKDVVVAFVESYGRDAVEDPEFAPQVDAVLDRGYRQLRDAGFDARSGFLTSPTYGGGSWLAHATLLSGLWIDNDQRHRDLLAGDRMTLGGAFHRAGWQTVGVLPAATQPWPEGKFFGYDRYYDAEKLAYRGPKFSYAPMPDQYTLATFQRLERSKPHPPLMAEIPLVSSHSPWSAIPEPVDWDAVGDGSIFHRAATTTGGARDVVQRSSAQVRADYRRSIEYTLDTLVSYVRTYGGDDLVLVFLGDHQPAAAVTGEGASRDVPITVVAHDPAVFDRIADWGWQDGLRPGPQAPVWRMDTFRDRFLTAFGPTSSR, from the coding sequence GTGGCCCGGCGCACCGGCACCGCCAGCGCCTTCGGCGCCCGCTTCGACATGGAGATCGACGCCTTCCTCATCCTGGTGCTCAGCGCCCACCTGGCCCCGGCGCTGGGCGGTTGGGTGCTGGCCATCGGCGTCATGCGGTACGCCTTCGTCGCGGCCAGCGCGCTCCTGCCCCGGCTGCGCGGCACCCTGCCGGCCCGGTGCTGGCGCAAGGTCGTCGCCGCCGCGCAGGGCGTCGCGCTGGCGGTCGCCGCCGCCGGGGTGCTGCCGCCGGTGGCCGCCACCGTGCTGGTGGCGGGGCGCTGGCGCTGCTGGTCGAGTCGTTCGGCCACGACATCGCCTGGCTGTGGCGGCACCGCCCGACCACCGCCCGCACCCGTGTCGCCGGTCGGGCTCCGGTCACGCACGCCGAACGGGTCCCGGCCGCCCGCGCGGAGCCGGTGGCTGTCGTCCGGGTCGAGGAGGTCGCCGGCGGGCCGGTGGCCGGCGTCGCCGAACCACCGGTCCGGCTCGTGCCGTCGACGCCCCGGCTGGCCGCCCACCAGCCGGTCTGACCCCACCTATCCGCCCGGCACCGCAGGGAAGGACCACCAGTTGTCATCCGTCATCCGCTTCCGCCGGCCCACCAGGAAAGCGGGGACCGTGCCGGCCCAACGCCCACCCACCGAGCCGTCCTCCCCCGCCGAACCGGCCTCCCCCGACGACCGGGCCTCGTCCGGCGGACCGTCGGTGGTCCGCGAGGAGCGGGCGGCAGGTGGGTTCGACCGGCCCCGGGGGCGGCGGGTGCGGGCCGGTGCGGTGACCGTGCTGGCCGCGGTGCTGGTGCTCGGCGCGCTGGTGCTGCCCGACCGGGTCGGCCGGCTCACCCCGCCGGCGTTCCTGCGGATCCCGGTGGAGGGGCTGGTCGCCGCCGGTCTGCTGCTGGCCCTGCCCGCCCGGGTCCGCCGGCCGGTCGCGGTGCTGCTCGGCGTCGCGCTGGGGCTGCTGACCGTGCTGAAACTGCTGGACATGGGCTTCTTCGTGGCCCGGGACCGGCCGTTCGACGTGCTCCTCGACTGGGGACTGCTCGACGACGGCTTCGGCTTCGCGCGCGACGCGATCGGTCCGGGCGGCGCGGTCACCGCCGCGATCGGCGTCGGGCTGCTGGTCGTCGCGCTGCCCGTGCTGCTCGCTCTCGCGCTGCTGCGGCTGACCCGGCTGGCGGCGGCACACCACCGGGTCACCGTCCGCGCGGTCGCCGCACTGGCCGTGCTCTGGCTGGGCTGCGCGGTGTTCGGCGTACGGGTCTCCCCCGGTCTCCCGGTCGCCGACCGGACCGCGACCGCCCTGGTCGCCGGCCACGCCGGCCAGGTACGCGACGGGCTGCGGGACCGGCGGGCGTTCGTCGGCGAACAGTCCACCGACGCGTTCCGGGACACCCCGGGCGACCGGCTGCTGACCGGGCTGCGCGGCAAGGACGTGGTGGTCGCCTTCGTGGAGAGCTACGGCCGGGACGCCGTCGAGGACCCCGAGTTCGCGCCGCAGGTCGACGCGGTGCTGGACCGCGGCTACCGGCAGCTGCGGGACGCCGGCTTCGACGCCCGCAGCGGTTTCCTCACCTCCCCCACGTACGGCGGGGGAAGCTGGCTGGCCCACGCGACCCTGCTCTCCGGGCTGTGGATCGACAACGACCAACGCCACCGGGACCTGCTCGCCGGTGACCGGATGACGCTCGGCGGGGCCTTCCACCGGGCCGGCTGGCAGACCGTCGGCGTGCTGCCCGCCGCCACCCAGCCCTGGCCGGAGGGGAAGTTCTTCGGCTACGACCGCTACTACGACGCGGAGAAGCTCGCCTACCGGGGGCCGAAGTTCAGCTACGCCCCGATGCCCGACCAGTACACCCTGGCCACCTTCCAGCGGTTGGAGCGGTCGAAACCGCATCCGCCGCTGATGGCGGAGATCCCGCTGGTCTCCAGCCACTCCCCCTGGTCGGCGATCCCGGAGCCGGTGGACTGGGACGCGGTCGGCGACGGGTCGATCTTCCACCGGGCGGCCACCACCACCGGCGGCGCGCGGGACGTGGTGCAGCGCAGCAGCGCCCAGGTACGCGCCGACTACCGGCGCTCGATCGAGTACACCCTCGACACCCTGGTCTCCTACGTCCGCACGTACGGCGGGGACGACCTGGTGCTGGTCTTCCTCGGCGACCACCAGCCGGCGGCGGCGGTCACCGGGGAGGGGGCCAGCCGGGACGTGCCGATCACCGTGGTGGCCCACGACCCGGCGGTGTTCGACCGGATCGCCGACTGGGGCTGGCAGGACGGGCTGCGCCCCGGCCCGCAGGCCCCGGTGTGGCGGATGGACACCTTCCGGGACCGCTTCCTCACCGCGTTCGGCCCGACGTCGTCGCGCTGA
- a CDS encoding EAL domain-containing protein, with translation MRTLPAAAADIASTAMAVLAADGRCLWSNAAARRLGFPPEELPQSRAEPGGAAVDLRWPGVDGAVRWLEVRCHGVDHEGQRLRLYELRDVSDERREREWGRNYRWRLAHIEKLAKVGTWEWDISTDTVIWSDVLLQMFGFPPGTALDYPAYRELLHPEDVGLIEQTLEAALRNPAPFSYTHRMYLADRTTMRVFECYGEVFTDASGAPVRVLGTAHDITAARRTQEELTRLAERDPLTDLPNRRALLGRLDELLAPDGQRTGALLLIDIDNFKDINDVHGHAVGDDVLRLLARLLVHHLPPGTVLGRLGGDEFAVVLPGASATDALAVAENLCNVAVHTPVPLADAGLRVSLSIGAASLEPGDTRDVVLAHADLALYEAKNAGRNRARLYLPEQYRHAVQRVNVVSRVRSALDEHRMDLDAQPIVDLLTGEVVSHELLIRLRDGRQPPLPPADFLPTVERDDLIGELDRWVVATAISALAQPPVVAAGMRFDVNISARSMESPGFGDWVVGRLRGAGVEACRLGLEVTETAAITNVAAVRHLAGTLRDAGCRLSLDDFGAGFGSFAYLKHLPFSTVKIAGDFVRQADRRGADPVLIDAVVRAAHGLGMRTVAESVERDALVPALRRLGVDAGQGYHLGRPVPLGSLLGRVRDARAGASADAVVRHPDH, from the coding sequence GTGAGGACTCTGCCGGCAGCCGCGGCCGACATCGCCTCCACCGCGATGGCGGTGCTCGCCGCCGACGGTCGGTGTCTCTGGTCGAACGCGGCGGCGCGCCGGCTGGGCTTCCCGCCGGAAGAGTTGCCGCAGTCCCGGGCCGAGCCCGGCGGAGCCGCCGTCGACCTGCGGTGGCCCGGCGTCGACGGCGCCGTCCGCTGGCTGGAGGTGCGCTGCCACGGCGTGGACCACGAGGGGCAGCGCCTGCGCCTGTACGAACTGCGGGACGTCAGCGACGAGCGCCGGGAGCGCGAGTGGGGGCGCAACTACCGGTGGCGCCTCGCCCACATCGAGAAGCTCGCCAAGGTGGGCACCTGGGAGTGGGACATCTCGACCGACACGGTCATCTGGTCCGACGTGCTGCTGCAGATGTTCGGTTTCCCGCCGGGCACCGCGCTGGACTACCCGGCCTACCGGGAACTGCTGCACCCCGAGGACGTCGGTCTGATCGAGCAGACCCTGGAGGCGGCGCTGCGCAACCCCGCGCCGTTCTCCTACACCCACCGCATGTACCTCGCCGACCGCACCACCATGCGGGTCTTCGAGTGCTACGGGGAGGTCTTCACCGACGCGTCCGGCGCACCGGTCCGCGTCCTGGGCACCGCCCACGACATCACCGCCGCGCGGCGCACCCAGGAGGAGCTGACCCGGCTCGCCGAGCGTGACCCGCTCACCGACCTGCCGAACCGGCGGGCCCTGCTCGGTCGCCTGGACGAACTGCTCGCCCCGGACGGGCAGCGCACGGGTGCGTTGCTGCTGATCGACATCGACAACTTCAAGGACATCAACGACGTGCACGGGCACGCCGTCGGTGACGACGTGCTGCGTCTGCTGGCCCGGCTGCTGGTCCACCACCTGCCGCCCGGCACGGTGCTGGGCCGGTTGGGCGGCGACGAGTTCGCCGTGGTGCTGCCGGGCGCCTCGGCGACCGACGCCCTGGCCGTGGCGGAGAACCTCTGCAACGTCGCGGTGCACACGCCGGTGCCGCTGGCCGACGCGGGGCTGCGGGTCAGCCTCAGCATCGGGGCCGCCTCGCTGGAGCCGGGCGACACCCGGGACGTGGTGCTGGCCCACGCCGACCTCGCGCTCTACGAGGCGAAGAACGCCGGCCGCAACCGGGCCCGGCTCTACCTGCCCGAGCAGTACCGGCACGCGGTGCAGCGGGTCAACGTGGTGAGCAGGGTCCGCAGCGCCCTCGACGAGCACCGGATGGACCTGGACGCGCAGCCGATCGTCGACCTGCTGACCGGCGAGGTGGTCAGCCACGAACTGCTCATCCGGCTGCGCGACGGGCGGCAGCCGCCGCTGCCGCCGGCCGACTTCCTGCCCACCGTGGAACGCGACGACCTGATCGGCGAACTCGACCGGTGGGTGGTGGCCACCGCCATCTCCGCGCTGGCGCAGCCGCCCGTCGTGGCGGCCGGGATGCGCTTCGACGTCAACATCTCGGCCCGGTCCATGGAGTCGCCGGGCTTCGGCGACTGGGTGGTGGGGCGGCTGCGCGGGGCCGGCGTCGAGGCCTGCCGGTTGGGCCTGGAGGTCACCGAGACCGCCGCGATCACCAACGTGGCGGCGGTCCGCCACCTCGCCGGCACGCTGCGGGACGCCGGCTGTCGGCTCAGCCTGGACGACTTCGGTGCCGGGTTCGGGTCGTTCGCCTACCTCAAGCACCTGCCGTTCAGCACCGTCAAGATCGCCGGGGACTTCGTCCGGCAGGCCGACCGGCGCGGCGCCGACCCGGTGCTCATCGACGCGGTCGTCCGCGCCGCGCACGGGCTGGGCATGCGTACGGTCGCCGAGTCGGTCGAACGGGACGCGTTGGTGCCTGCGCTGCGCCGGCTGGGCGTGGACGCGGGGCAGGGCTACCACCTGGGTCGGCCGGTCCCGCTGGGCAGCCTGCTCGGTCGGGTTCGCGACGCGCGGGCCGGTGCGTCCGCCGACGCCGTGGTAAGACATCCTGACCACTGA
- a CDS encoding ABC transporter permease, translating into MGGTDTAPARRRRVGHRMPVALVVPAGLGLVFLVLPVVGLLARTPWASLPQRLGQPGVLTALRLSLQTATGATLLCLALGVPLAWLLARVEFPGRRLVRALVTVPLVLPPVVGGVALLLVFGRRGLLGSWLDSTFGVTLPFTTAGVVLAEAFVAMPFLVLAVEGALRAADPRYEEAAATLGAGRWTTFTHVTLPLVAPGIAAGAVLCWARALGEFGATITFAGNYPGRTQTMPLAVYLALETDVQAAIVLSLVLLTVSVAILAGLRDRWVGAP; encoded by the coding sequence ATGGGCGGCACCGACACCGCCCCCGCCCGGCGCAGACGGGTGGGGCACCGGATGCCCGTCGCCCTCGTCGTCCCCGCCGGACTGGGGCTGGTCTTCCTCGTCCTGCCCGTGGTGGGGCTGCTCGCCCGGACCCCCTGGGCGAGCCTGCCGCAGCGGCTCGGCCAGCCCGGCGTACTGACCGCGCTGCGGTTGTCGCTGCAGACCGCCACCGGTGCCACCCTGCTCTGCCTCGCCCTCGGCGTACCGCTGGCCTGGCTGCTCGCCCGGGTCGAGTTCCCCGGCCGGCGGCTCGTCCGGGCGCTGGTCACCGTCCCGCTGGTGCTGCCCCCGGTGGTCGGTGGGGTGGCCCTGCTGCTGGTCTTCGGCCGCCGGGGACTGCTCGGCTCCTGGCTGGACAGCACCTTCGGGGTGACCCTGCCGTTCACCACCGCCGGGGTGGTGCTCGCCGAGGCGTTCGTCGCCATGCCGTTCCTGGTGCTCGCCGTGGAGGGCGCGCTGCGCGCTGCCGACCCCCGCTACGAGGAGGCCGCCGCCACCCTCGGTGCCGGCCGCTGGACCACCTTCACCCACGTCACGCTGCCCCTGGTCGCCCCGGGCATCGCCGCCGGGGCGGTGCTGTGCTGGGCGCGGGCGCTCGGCGAGTTCGGCGCCACCATCACCTTCGCCGGCAACTATCCGGGCCGCACCCAGACCATGCCGCTCGCCGTCTATCTCGCGCTGGAGACCGACGTGCAGGCCGCCATCGTGCTCAGCCTCGTGCTGCTCACCGTCTCCGTCGCCATCCTCGCCGGGCTGCGCGACCGCTGGGTCGGCGCGCCGTGA